The genomic window TTCATTGAGAGCTTATTAGAAATAGAGAAGAGCCGTGTTGTGCTTATTGAACATGCAAATACTAGAATGCAGGAGGAAGGCGTTGATTCTTCATTAGTATGGGAATGTTCAAATTGTCTCTGTGATAGTTTTGTCGCGGATAAATCAAAGGAGACTTGTTATGTGTGCGGATACCAAACAAGTGTTGAAGAGTGTGGGAAGTGTGAGGATTATTTTTATTCTCATGACTTGAGATCCATTGAACATCTATTTGAAACTGATTTCTGTGAAGGTCAAACAATAGTTCATAATTCATTTGGTTATGAGCCTATATCTATATGCAGTGATTGCTATGTTGCGGTTCAACGTGATATTGATGAGCAGTGGCAGCAGCGCATTGAAGAAGATGAGTATTATCACTGGTCAGTCGAATAAAAATAAATTTTCTTAGTCATTGCTAGAGACTGTCCCAAGATGAGTATTAACGTTGTTGTCATATTCCCCTAAATTGCCTCGAATTTAACTGGCTTGAATGGTACGGCTAACACTCTCCAATCACCTCAATCCCAATAAATTACCCCAGCAAGCCAGTTTAACCCCGATTAACAGTTTCGATTTCTCTGCGCAAATGATAACGTGACACTATCCAAATGAATTTCAAAGGGTTGTGACTTTCATGTTCTCCAACTTAACTGCACCTAAACAGGATCCTATCCTGTCTCTTTCTCAAGCTTACCGTTTAGACCAACGTGATAATAAAGTTGATCTTGGTATTGGCGTCTATAAAAACAGTGACGGTGTCACTCCGGTTATGCAATCGGTACTTACCGCGCAAGCGCGAGTGCTTGAACAGCAAACGACCAAGGCATACGTAGGTATGGCAGGGGACGAGGAGTTTAATGCTGCGGCATTAAGCCTTGTATTACCTGATGCTGCGGTGGCTTCTCGTGCTAGCTCAATTCAAACTCCGGGCGCAAGTGGTGGTCTACGCATGTTGGCTGAATTGATAGCCTTTAGTAACCCAGGCGCCACGGTTTGGCTGAGTAATCCAAGCTATGTAAACCATCAACCTGTGATGGAAGCAGCGGGTCTAAAAGTTAAGCATTATCGCTATTTTGATGTGGCGACTAAACAAGTTGATACATCAGCACTGCTGGAAGATTTGGCAAAAGTGAAAGCAAAAGATGTGGTTCTTTTGCATGGCTGTTGTCATAACCCAACGGGCGCCGATTTAACGCCAGAGGCGTGGAAGAGCGTGACTGAATTAGCGCAAAGAAACGGCTTCTTGCCATTTATCGACATTGCTTATCAAGGTTTTGGTGATGGGTTAGCGCAAGATGCGTTTGGCGTGCAGCATATGGCGAGCAATTTACCTGAGCTACTTGTGACCAGTTCTTGTTCTAAAAACTTCGGTTTGTACCGAGAAAGAACCGGTAGTGCGATTATTGTGGCGGATCAAGCAACGCATGCCACAAATGCGCGCGGCAAATTATTACAGATGGCAAGAACAACTTATACTATGCCTCCTGCTCATGGTGCGTCTATAGTTAAAACTGTGTTGTTAGACAATGAGTTAAAAGCGGCATGGCAACAAGAGTTAGAGCAAATGCGCCTACGCTTAGTCAACTTACGCGCTAACTTGTGTTCAGAGCTTGTAGAGCGCACAGGCTCGCACGATTTTGACTTTATTCAGCAGCACAAAGGCATGTTTAGCGTGTTAGGTTTCGCGCCTTCGCAAATGCTTCGATTGCGTGAAGAGTTTGGTGTGTACGGTGTTGATGATGGACGTATTAACATTGCCGGACTAAGAGAAAAAGATTTAGCGTATGTTGCATCATCAATTGCGGCGGTGCGTTAATGTGCGACTGAGCAACTAAAAATATAACAAACTAAAATTGTACAGGTGGATAGGATGAAACATTGGAAAATTTTAAGTATCGCGTTAGCAGCAGGCTCTATGGCTGCATGTTCAACAACAGCGCCACCTGCTCAGGAAGAGCAACAAGAGGTGAAGTTTGAGCAGCCGGTTATGGAACAAGAGCCTGAAGAAGCGATTGAAGAAGTCGTAGAAAAAGAAGAGCCAAAAGCTGAAATGGTAGAGAAGGAGGTGAAGCCTGCTCCTTTACCAACTAAAACAGCCGACGGTAAGTTGATTCTTGGTGAAAGAGAATGGATTTACTTTCCTGAATTTAAAGCGACCGTTAAGGCGCGCATAGATTCAGGTGCGACGACTTCTTCATTGTCTGCTGTCGAGATAAAACAGTTTGAACGTGACGGTGACCAATGGGTTAAGTTTAAGCCGTCACACAATGGCAAAATAGGCAAAGAAATTAGCTTGCCTGTGGTACGTTTTGCCAAAATAAAACAATCGAGCACCGAGGATACGGATAAACGTCCTGTGGTTGCTGTATGGATACAAATCTCAGATCTGAAAGAAAAAACAGAGTTTACTTTAGTGGATCGTTCTCATCTTGATTTCCCTGTATTACTTGGCCGTAGTTTTGTTCGAGACGTTGCCATTGTCGATGTAAGTCGACGATATGTGCAGCCTAAAGCGAGCAAATAACTCATGATTTGGTGCCCTAAAATGGGCACCTTTACGATAAGCACATTATGTCCCGTTTCCTCACTCTTCTGTTACTGACCCTTTCTTGCAATGCATTTGCCAACTCTTCGCAAACGGTTTATGTCTATGCCGCATCGTCTATGACGCAAGTGGTGCAAAATCTGGCGCAAATTGCCGCTAAGCACAATATTGAAGTAAAAGGTGTATTTGGCTCGTCCTCATCATTGGCTAGACAAATTGCCAATGGCGCACCTGCGGATATTTTTATTTCGGCGAATACGCAGTGGATGAGTTATCTAGAGCAGCAGCAAGATAAAGGCGTTCAACCTGCGCATGTGATAGCGGGAAACGAGCTGGTGGTAATC from Vibrio neonatus includes these protein-coding regions:
- a CDS encoding amino acid aminotransferase yields the protein MFSNLTAPKQDPILSLSQAYRLDQRDNKVDLGIGVYKNSDGVTPVMQSVLTAQARVLEQQTTKAYVGMAGDEEFNAAALSLVLPDAAVASRASSIQTPGASGGLRMLAELIAFSNPGATVWLSNPSYVNHQPVMEAAGLKVKHYRYFDVATKQVDTSALLEDLAKVKAKDVVLLHGCCHNPTGADLTPEAWKSVTELAQRNGFLPFIDIAYQGFGDGLAQDAFGVQHMASNLPELLVTSSCSKNFGLYRERTGSAIIVADQATHATNARGKLLQMARTTYTMPPAHGASIVKTVLLDNELKAAWQQELEQMRLRLVNLRANLCSELVERTGSHDFDFIQQHKGMFSVLGFAPSQMLRLREEFGVYGVDDGRINIAGLREKDLAYVASSIAAVR
- a CDS encoding ATP-dependent zinc protease family protein encodes the protein MKHWKILSIALAAGSMAACSTTAPPAQEEQQEVKFEQPVMEQEPEEAIEEVVEKEEPKAEMVEKEVKPAPLPTKTADGKLILGEREWIYFPEFKATVKARIDSGATTSSLSAVEIKQFERDGDQWVKFKPSHNGKIGKEISLPVVRFAKIKQSSTEDTDKRPVVAVWIQISDLKEKTEFTLVDRSHLDFPVLLGRSFVRDVAIVDVSRRYVQPKASK